The following proteins come from a genomic window of Leishmania donovani BPK282A1 complete genome, chromosome 4:
- a CDS encoding beta-fructofuranosidase, putative gives MIAGSVRRGVILLLVAVVVATMAAAAVAKDGVPYEPIFHIRPPKNWINDPNGPYRDPVTGKIHLYMQYNPNGPLWGDIAWYHVTSEDYVKWTRPESPVAVWADKWYDKWGAYSGTMMNNNYSEPVMVYTCTEPENIQRQCIANPPKSDLHGKRTLDNLVKSALNVIMSEDMIPGIVAMENFRDPTEWWQDPTNPNRWLIAFVARIKDREGDNAHVIVFSTEDPSFQSGYSFSHSLYVYKYDLDHMFECPDFFTLKQGGEHYLKVSTMPSHRDYIIYGSYQLNTTSKQYVFVEDPARSFTFIDYGPFYASKTFYDPILNRRTIWGWTNDELSNEQIIANGWSGVQNMLRTMVYDHTEKKIKTQPVPETRGLRLDKLVDLRDVAVTATPTEIIASNTNNTLYHEIVARFTLADPTTFAAATTYLSDSDVPEVGVMIRANANLSQYTTVSVRMPGGGPGALRSTEQTETYPPIKIFAGSSADNCSAECNKMRLCESYTFWGETNTCKLYWKTNPMRSKDDATSGTVREPLLYLGRTQSGTIGSTAPLHGRAPFATATPNGFELHIFVDDSVLEIFKDEGLETLTGRLYIDNGADTTGIAV, from the coding sequence ATGATCGCTGGCTCCGTGCGCCGCGGGGTCATTCTGCTCCTCGTGGCCGTGGTCGTGGCCAcgatggccgccgccgccgtcgcaaAGGACGGCGTGCCGTACGAGCCCATCTTCCACATCCGTCCGCCGAAGAACTGGATCAACGACCCTAACGGCCCCTACCGCGACCCCGTCACCGGCAAAATTCACCTGTACATGCAGTACAACCCCAACGGCCCGCTCTGGGGTGACATTGCATGGTACCACGTGACGTCGGAGGACTACGTCAAGTGGACGCGTCCCGAGTCGCCGGTCGCGGTGTGGGCTGACAAGTGGTACGACAAGTGGGGCGCCTACTCCGGCACCATGATGAACAACAACTACAGCGAGCCGGTCATGGTGTACACCTGCACCGAGCCGGAGAACATCCAGCGTCAGTGCATCGCCAACCCGCCGAAGTCCGACCTGCACGGCAAGCGCACCCTTGACAACCTCGTCAAGAGCGCGCTCAACGTGATCATGTCGGAGGACATGATCCCCGGCATCGTCGCCATGGAAAACTTCCGCGACCCGACGGAGTGGTGGCAGGACCCCACGAACCCGAATCGCTGGCTCATCGCGTTCGTCGCCCGCATCAAGGACCGCGAGGGCGACAACGCGCACGTCATCGTCTTCTCCACCGAGGACCCCAGCTTCCAGAGCGGCTACAGCTTTTCCCACAGCCTCTACGTCTACAAGTACGACCTGGACCACATGTTTGAGTGCCCCGACTTCTTCACGCTGAAACAGGGCGGCGAGCACTACCTCAAGGTCTCCACCATGCCCTCGCACCGCGACTACATCATCTACGGCTCCTACCAGCTCAACACCACCAGCAAACAGTACGTCTTCGTCGAGGACCCCGCGCGCAGCTTCACCTTCATCGACTACGGCCCGTTCTACGCCTCCAAGACCTTCTACGACCCCATCCTCAACCGCCGCACCATCTGGGGCTGGACCAACGACGAGCTGAGCAACGAGCAGATCATCGCCAACGGGTGGTCCGGCGTGCAGAACATGCTGCGCACCATGGTCTACGACCACACCGAGAAGAAGATCAAGACGCAGCCGGTGCCGGAGACCAGGGGCCTGCGCCTCGACAAGCTCGTCGACCTGAGggacgtcgccgtcaccgcgaCCCCGACGGAGATTATCGCCAGCAACACCAACAACACGCTCTACCACGAGATCGTCGCCCGCTTCACGCTCGCCGACCCCAccaccttcgccgccgccaccacctacctcagcgacagcgacgtgcCAGAGGTGGGCGTGATGATCCGCGCCAACGCGAACCTCAGCCAGTACACCACCGTCTCCGTCCGCAtgcccggcggcggccccggcGCCTTGCGGAGTACTGAGCAAACCGAGACCTACCCCCCGATCAAGATCTTCGCCGGCTCATCCGCCGACAACTGCAGCGCCGAGTGCAACAAGATGCGCCTGTGCGAGTCCTACACCTTCTGGGGGGAGACCAACACCTGCAAGCTGTACTGGAAGACCAACCCCATGAGGTCCAAAGACGatgccaccagcggcaccgtgcgcgagccgctgctgtaCCTCGGCCGCACCCAGTCCGGAACcatcggcagcaccgcgccccTGCACGGCCGCGCGcccttcgccaccgccacgcccAACGGCTTCGAGCTCCACATCTTCGTCGACGACAGCGTGCTGGAGATCTTCAAGGACGAGGGCCTCGAAACCCTCACCGGCCGCCTCTACATCGACAAcggcgccgacaccaccGGCATCGCCGTCTAG
- a CDS encoding beta-fructofuranosidase, putative: MTAGSSRSSPASRTARATTRTSSSSPPRTPASRAATA; this comes from the coding sequence ATGACCGCTGGCTCATCGCGTTCGTCGCCCGCATCAAGGACCGCGAGGGCGACAACGCGCACGTCATCGTCTTCTCCACCGAGGACCCCAGCTTCCAGAGCGGCTACAGCT